One genomic region from Chthonomonas calidirosea T49 encodes:
- a CDS encoding glycosyltransferase family 4 protein, whose amino-acid sequence MNIVQIVSSNQISGTTSQLLVLANRLRQRGHRVLVICPPNGWLPERVREAGMECREVVMHGPLSPFAVPSIVKTARAFHAHILHTHLTRAAYLGHIAGRLAGLPVVSSVHVINRNPAYRFLPNRDPSVVAVSEYLRQWLIEHGVPPQRVRTVYNGTDFTEFPTLDPLEQRKVRRELGVPDDALLVGLFGQINAFKGSYLLVQAARRVLECYPSTYFVFVGAVQPQVEADLKALAKGYVERLRFTGTRNDVRRLMAAMDVITLPSCYEACSMAIIEAMAVGKPVVATRAGGNPELVQDGETGLLIERTPEALAEALVEILADTSRRRRMGEAALQVAKARFASSVTAHQIEELYSRLVNSTAAQLSG is encoded by the coding sequence ATGAACATCGTACAGATCGTTTCTAGCAACCAGATTTCCGGCACCACAAGCCAGCTGCTTGTTCTCGCCAACCGCTTACGGCAACGAGGGCATCGTGTTCTAGTGATATGCCCACCGAACGGTTGGCTGCCCGAGCGCGTGCGCGAAGCGGGCATGGAGTGCCGTGAAGTGGTGATGCATGGGCCGCTTTCGCCCTTTGCCGTTCCAAGCATCGTTAAAACCGCACGAGCTTTTCATGCCCATATTCTGCACACGCATCTTACCCGCGCGGCCTACCTCGGTCACATTGCAGGCCGGTTGGCCGGACTTCCTGTTGTCTCCAGTGTGCATGTCATCAATCGAAACCCGGCTTACCGTTTTCTGCCTAATCGCGACCCCTCGGTGGTGGCTGTGTCGGAGTATTTACGGCAATGGCTTATCGAGCATGGCGTCCCCCCGCAGCGCGTCCGTACCGTCTATAACGGCACGGATTTTACAGAGTTTCCAACCCTCGATCCGCTGGAGCAACGCAAGGTGCGGCGAGAACTGGGTGTGCCCGATGATGCCCTTTTGGTAGGGCTGTTCGGCCAGATCAACGCCTTTAAAGGCAGCTACCTTCTGGTGCAGGCGGCTCGGCGCGTACTAGAGTGTTACCCCTCCACCTACTTCGTTTTTGTGGGAGCCGTTCAGCCTCAGGTAGAGGCTGATCTTAAAGCGCTGGCGAAAGGCTATGTGGAGCGACTGCGTTTTACCGGAACGCGCAACGATGTTCGCCGCCTGATGGCCGCCATGGATGTGATCACTCTACCATCCTGCTATGAGGCTTGTAGTATGGCCATCATTGAGGCGATGGCCGTTGGAAAACCGGTGGTTGCTACACGCGCCGGAGGTAACCCTGAACTGGTGCAGGACGGCGAGACGGGGCTGTTGATAGAACGAACTCCAGAGGCCCTGGCTGAGGCCCTCGTGGAGATATTGGCCGACACCTCACGCCGCCGACGCATGGGCGAAGCCGCCCTGCAGGTGGCGAAAGCCCGTTTCGCCTCCTCCGTTACGGCGCATCAGATCGAGGAGCTTTACAGTCGCCTTGTCAACTCCACGGCGGCCCAACTCTCCGGGTGA
- a CDS encoding Rqc2 family fibronectin-binding protein, which produces MKTFDSLTLHACIDELNSALVGGQIQEVRQPDEREILLGIRNRGANHLLLLSAHPQFARAHLTLKRPPNPPTPPTFCMALRKHVEGLHLLKVRQLDFDRVVFLEIGLPANGLPSATLIGEFMGKHSNLVLVTPEGTILDAVHRVSHRINRVRQLLPGQPYQLPPPQPDRVNPFTPHAIDKILRELESIPSNDVESLASALMQIYAGISPFLAREIAMRALHYEDRAEGLRVAWASLFDAAARQDYQPTLFLSDAGTPVGAYPFPSVQWPDHQQKPMESLQLALDQAYTFLVEQSERESLRANLRARIERAIATWQKRHEGAKKALEEAEKADFYRQNGELILANLWRIQPNMSHVIVEDFYDPDLKPRTIPLDPHRTPQENAESWFQRYRKAKVAREQEAQRLAQAESALRRLEAALVELTQLGTCEAIRELGEELTLQGLLPKESSERGRTEEPEFEGHKIRRYFSPEGYEILVGETATANDYLTTRVAHPNDIWLHVRAGVSAHVIIRTHGQPERVPRSVIEFAARLCAQHSKQKHAALVPVDYTLRKYVRRPRGAPPGAADYWNERTIEVTP; this is translated from the coding sequence TTGAAAACCTTCGATAGCCTAACGCTTCACGCCTGCATAGACGAGCTAAACAGCGCATTGGTGGGCGGGCAGATTCAGGAGGTACGCCAACCCGACGAGCGTGAGATTCTGCTAGGCATCCGGAATCGCGGTGCGAACCATCTACTGCTTCTTTCAGCACATCCCCAATTCGCCCGCGCCCATCTCACGTTAAAACGTCCACCAAACCCGCCCACACCGCCAACTTTCTGCATGGCTTTGCGCAAACATGTGGAAGGTTTGCACCTTCTGAAGGTGCGCCAGCTCGATTTTGATAGGGTTGTCTTTCTTGAAATCGGCCTCCCTGCCAACGGCCTCCCGTCAGCAACGCTCATTGGGGAGTTCATGGGGAAGCATTCTAATCTTGTGCTGGTAACGCCGGAGGGCACCATTCTGGATGCCGTTCACCGCGTAAGCCATCGTATTAACCGCGTACGCCAACTGCTGCCCGGACAACCTTACCAACTACCGCCGCCACAACCCGATAGGGTTAACCCTTTTACGCCACACGCCATAGACAAGATCTTACGCGAGCTGGAATCCATCCCTTCTAACGATGTGGAAAGTTTGGCAAGCGCCCTCATGCAGATCTATGCGGGGATATCGCCCTTCCTAGCACGAGAGATAGCAATGCGTGCTCTACATTACGAAGACAGGGCAGAGGGGTTACGCGTCGCTTGGGCCTCTCTTTTCGACGCGGCCGCACGACAGGACTACCAGCCTACACTTTTTCTTTCCGATGCCGGTACGCCGGTAGGTGCTTACCCATTTCCCTCGGTGCAGTGGCCCGATCACCAACAAAAACCCATGGAGAGCCTTCAACTTGCTCTCGACCAAGCCTATACCTTCCTAGTGGAACAGAGCGAACGAGAGTCACTAAGGGCAAACCTACGAGCCCGCATTGAGCGCGCCATTGCGACCTGGCAGAAACGACATGAAGGTGCCAAAAAGGCCCTAGAGGAGGCAGAGAAAGCCGACTTCTACCGTCAAAATGGGGAACTGATCCTTGCCAACCTTTGGCGCATTCAGCCCAACATGTCCCACGTCATCGTAGAGGATTTTTACGATCCCGATCTAAAGCCGCGCACGATCCCCCTCGATCCGCATCGAACCCCTCAGGAGAACGCGGAAAGCTGGTTTCAGCGCTACCGAAAAGCGAAAGTAGCCAGGGAACAGGAAGCACAGCGTTTAGCACAGGCAGAAAGTGCACTACGCCGACTTGAAGCGGCCCTTGTGGAACTGACTCAACTCGGCACCTGTGAAGCCATAAGGGAGCTAGGCGAAGAGCTTACCTTACAGGGCCTCCTGCCAAAGGAGAGCAGCGAGCGGGGACGCACCGAAGAGCCGGAGTTTGAGGGACACAAAATCCGTCGCTACTTCTCGCCCGAAGGCTATGAGATTCTCGTAGGCGAAACGGCCACAGCGAACGACTACCTCACCACGCGTGTCGCCCACCCCAACGACATTTGGTTGCATGTGCGTGCCGGAGTCAGTGCCCATGTGATCATTCGTACCCATGGGCAGCCAGAGCGTGTGCCGCGCTCGGTCATTGAGTTTGCTGCGCGGCTCTGTGCCCAACACAGCAAACAAAAGCATGCCGCGCTCGTTCCCGTAGATTACACTCTACGCAAGTATGTTCGCCGTCCGCGTGGGGCCCCACCGGGTGCCGCTGACTACTGGAACGAGCGCACCATCGAGGTCACCCCTTAA
- the lipB gene encoding lipoyl(octanoyl) transferase LipB, producing the protein MILRVHQLGIVPYRQAWDLQRHLVEERRKGHIPDTLLLLQHPPTITLGRFSSAKNLVASQETLKRLQVEVVPSDRGGDITLHAPGQLVGYPIFDLQSPPHKPDVHNYLRLVEEALIRTLETYSLKGWRFPGYTGVWVDGPEGRPEKIAAIGIRIHRWITHHGFAFNVTTDLSLFQLIVPCGIQAYGVTSLLRQTGHSYSIEEVGRQTAAAFATTFGHDNLEFVPWAS; encoded by the coding sequence ATGATACTGCGTGTACACCAGCTCGGTATCGTGCCCTACCGTCAGGCGTGGGATTTGCAGCGCCACCTTGTAGAGGAGCGTAGAAAGGGGCATATTCCCGACACGCTTTTACTGTTGCAACACCCCCCAACCATCACTTTGGGGCGATTTTCGAGCGCGAAGAACCTGGTGGCGTCTCAAGAGACCCTGAAGCGGTTGCAGGTAGAGGTTGTGCCCTCGGATCGGGGAGGTGATATCACGCTGCATGCGCCTGGGCAACTGGTGGGCTACCCCATTTTCGATCTGCAATCGCCCCCTCACAAGCCGGATGTGCACAACTACCTGCGGCTTGTGGAAGAGGCCCTTATTCGGACATTGGAAACTTATTCTCTCAAAGGATGGCGCTTTCCGGGCTATACTGGTGTTTGGGTAGACGGGCCGGAAGGCCGTCCCGAAAAGATCGCTGCCATTGGTATTCGCATCCATCGTTGGATAACGCATCATGGGTTTGCATTTAATGTCACCACCGATCTCTCTCTCTTTCAGCTCATTGTGCCCTGCGGCATACAGGCCTATGGGGTTACTTCGCTGTTGCGGCAAACAGGCCACAGCTATTCGATAGAAGAGGTTGGAAGGCAAACTGCTGCCGCATTCGCCACCACCTTCGGCCACGATAATTTGGAATTCGTTCCTTGGGCCTCTTAG
- a CDS encoding GNAT family N-acetyltransferase — translation MTSPTRPVEAERVSRSITFRRGTPEDEPDTFEVMRRAMGSDISWSQHVRARRHLRSAPNSSYWVAEDTPRFGRSRIVGYAHSIVRDGVWQLTEFFVLSAYQRQGIGRTLLRCCLQDGEEAGASSRFILASYHPAADSLYIRLAGCFPRLPMLLLGGQVESLHPHSSHGPILDTLTPPSSLNPDSSEAPLLAEPVEAKPATLAILDHLDRTILGYTRLPEHLHWIAETGGPEGAARLFRRADGGTKAGEPVGYAYYGPLSTGPFLALNPADLPRMVLHVLHVAKLHPRMSGHLTRVEPYLAIPGCNEVMLQWLLGCGWRIVFQYLYMSSHPVPKLEHYVCHNPLHFF, via the coding sequence GTGACTTCCCCAACACGGCCTGTAGAGGCTGAGCGCGTTTCACGCTCCATCACCTTTCGCCGAGGGACGCCGGAGGACGAACCCGATACTTTTGAAGTGATGCGTCGTGCCATGGGCAGCGACATAAGTTGGAGCCAACATGTGAGGGCACGGCGCCATCTTCGTTCTGCGCCTAACTCCAGTTACTGGGTGGCCGAAGACACACCGCGTTTCGGCCGAAGCCGCATCGTTGGATATGCGCATAGCATTGTACGAGACGGGGTATGGCAGCTCACCGAGTTCTTTGTGCTAAGCGCTTACCAACGCCAGGGAATTGGACGCACGCTTCTGCGCTGTTGTCTTCAGGATGGAGAGGAGGCCGGTGCCTCTTCACGGTTTATTCTGGCCTCCTATCACCCTGCTGCCGATTCGCTCTACATTCGCCTCGCCGGCTGTTTTCCGCGCCTGCCCATGCTGCTCTTAGGGGGGCAAGTGGAGTCGCTTCATCCCCACTCATCTCACGGACCCATTCTCGATACGCTTACTCCGCCAAGCAGTTTAAACCCGGATTCCTCGGAAGCACCGCTTTTGGCCGAACCCGTAGAGGCCAAGCCAGCAACTCTGGCCATTCTTGACCATCTCGACCGAACGATTTTAGGGTATACCCGTTTGCCAGAACATCTCCACTGGATCGCCGAAACAGGTGGGCCGGAAGGGGCTGCGCGTCTGTTTCGTAGAGCTGATGGGGGGACGAAGGCCGGTGAGCCAGTCGGCTATGCCTATTATGGCCCGCTCTCTACCGGCCCTTTCCTTGCCCTTAATCCTGCCGACCTACCGCGGATGGTGCTGCATGTGCTGCACGTGGCAAAACTCCATCCTCGTATGAGCGGGCATCTTACGCGCGTTGAACCCTACCTTGCCATACCCGGCTGCAATGAAGTGATGCTGCAGTGGTTGTTGGGATGCGGATGGCGCATCGTGTTTCAGTATCTTTATATGAGCTCCCATCCTGTTCCGAAGCTCGAACATTATGTCTGCCATAACCCACTTCACTTCTTCTAG
- a CDS encoding alpha-mannosidase gives MSTMSTPHVLHTALQRLRAAADRALNGFPSIAWQRLSGPGEGTPVLHGTGSFENLFVEPNAEVRLSTKLNLPNTAAGAPIVGEPLQGTLFTLYPTRITWNGKPIFEDDSLSVAAGSALFTIVPALKEGDNGELRLEMRIPNHQVTGWYQLRLTTPSLRNRFEKLDILWAQLALAHGFAQTETERRLVQEAAALVPEITDETSLDQIEALSQQIITILTPLQKPIADMRVHLIGHSHIDMNWLWTWPDTVQVILRDFKSVLQLMEEFPELTFSHSQPATYEVVRQKAPDLFQKVLERIKEGRWEATTVAWIENDSNMSSGEAHVRQMLEGVRYSQEVLGVTPTTYHAPDTFGHAGNIPQLATLAGAERYYHHRANPGQAQLWPAYWWEGQDGTRILAFSTPSYNGEIYARDLAEAALRAHHAGHHCALHFHGIGDHGGGPSRQNLEALRRFQKTPLLPTAFCSRLDNYTRELLQHHPVLPVHRGESSTIFEGCYTTHADTKYYNRTGENLLCTADTVAALAGQNATEALSQAWRTVCFNQFHDILDGSAIHEAYEQNREDFLAVKATAQQVIQQALDVLESPLPPGVIAVTNPLGFERTDVARLEGWTETPPTALQRVDGTRYPLQITAEGLLFTPTLGAFETAGYLPVYDELAFPVLAPEPAYAPVDPRSLAPPTDAAESAPYYRIETPYFIAYIRRDCGIIVSLYDKRVGKEVVGYGLRRGSDYLDSARPDLALGVLQLVDEYPHGMAAWHYDEVYQEFSLIRGATTRILETGPVRCVLETRHTVRKTTILQKIIFYQTLPRIDFETHLDWQEVGNPQVGIPNLKVAFTARLSECQAWFETPYAAVRRPSDGQEVPALRWAWVGGPEYGIALLNDSKYGYDVLGCRLRMNLVRTAYEPDTCSDVGLHQVRYSLYPHPAFWPEAGVIEAAAGFNQPLIARKANGKNARCAICRPHLAPGTTVKIGCLKTAHDGNGIIVRLYESAGRSGIALLKGLPEGTQVWETTLLETEGRPCNVTQGALSLSFLPWQVKTLRLLLP, from the coding sequence ATGTCAACTATGTCAACACCCCACGTCCTCCACACAGCGCTTCAGCGACTTCGTGCTGCGGCCGATCGTGCCCTTAACGGCTTCCCCTCTATCGCCTGGCAACGCCTTTCCGGACCGGGGGAAGGCACGCCTGTACTTCACGGCACCGGTTCTTTTGAAAATCTTTTTGTGGAACCGAACGCTGAGGTTCGCCTCTCCACAAAGCTAAATCTTCCCAACACCGCAGCAGGAGCCCCTATCGTCGGTGAACCACTGCAAGGGACGCTCTTTACGCTCTACCCCACCCGCATCACTTGGAACGGAAAACCGATCTTCGAGGACGATAGCCTCTCTGTGGCCGCCGGATCCGCGCTTTTTACCATCGTTCCCGCCCTAAAGGAGGGCGACAACGGCGAGTTGCGTTTGGAAATGCGCATCCCTAACCATCAAGTTACGGGGTGGTATCAGCTGCGTCTGACCACGCCGAGCCTTCGCAACCGCTTCGAGAAACTCGATATCCTTTGGGCGCAACTCGCCCTCGCCCATGGGTTCGCACAAACCGAAACCGAACGCCGTCTTGTGCAAGAGGCCGCCGCACTTGTGCCGGAAATAACCGACGAAACCTCTCTCGATCAGATCGAGGCGCTCTCCCAGCAGATCATCACCATTTTGACACCATTGCAAAAACCCATTGCGGACATGCGGGTTCACCTTATCGGCCACAGCCATATTGACATGAACTGGTTGTGGACCTGGCCGGATACCGTGCAGGTGATCCTGCGTGACTTCAAGAGCGTCCTGCAGCTGATGGAGGAGTTCCCCGAACTTACCTTTTCTCATAGTCAACCGGCAACCTACGAGGTTGTACGCCAAAAAGCACCCGATCTCTTTCAAAAGGTGCTTGAACGTATTAAAGAGGGGCGATGGGAAGCCACCACCGTGGCCTGGATCGAGAACGATTCGAATATGTCATCGGGTGAAGCCCATGTCCGCCAGATGTTAGAGGGAGTACGTTACTCACAGGAGGTGCTTGGGGTAACTCCAACCACCTATCATGCCCCCGATACCTTTGGGCATGCTGGCAACATCCCACAGCTTGCCACCTTGGCTGGAGCCGAGCGTTACTATCACCACCGAGCGAACCCAGGTCAGGCACAGCTTTGGCCTGCCTACTGGTGGGAAGGACAAGATGGAACCCGCATTTTGGCCTTCTCCACACCATCCTACAACGGAGAGATATACGCTCGTGATCTGGCCGAAGCAGCCCTTCGAGCGCACCACGCCGGGCATCATTGCGCGCTCCACTTCCATGGAATCGGTGATCACGGCGGAGGGCCCTCACGTCAAAACCTCGAGGCCTTACGCCGTTTTCAGAAAACCCCCCTGCTTCCAACCGCATTCTGCAGTCGTCTCGACAACTACACAAGGGAGCTTCTGCAACATCATCCTGTCTTGCCCGTGCATAGAGGCGAAAGCAGCACCATCTTTGAAGGCTGCTATACAACCCATGCCGATACAAAGTACTACAATCGTACAGGAGAAAACTTGCTCTGCACCGCCGACACGGTAGCCGCTCTGGCCGGTCAGAACGCTACAGAGGCGCTTAGCCAGGCCTGGCGTACCGTCTGTTTTAACCAGTTCCACGATATTCTCGATGGCTCGGCCATTCATGAGGCCTACGAACAGAACCGTGAGGATTTCCTAGCCGTAAAAGCTACCGCGCAACAGGTAATACAGCAGGCCCTTGATGTGCTCGAAAGTCCTCTACCTCCGGGTGTCATCGCCGTTACAAACCCACTCGGTTTCGAACGCACGGATGTTGCACGGCTTGAAGGATGGACAGAAACCCCTCCTACCGCCCTACAACGAGTAGATGGCACGCGGTACCCTTTGCAAATAACAGCGGAGGGTCTGCTTTTTACACCCACCTTAGGTGCCTTTGAAACGGCTGGCTATCTGCCCGTGTACGATGAATTGGCTTTTCCCGTCCTCGCTCCCGAACCGGCCTACGCCCCAGTTGACCCGCGCTCGCTAGCTCCTCCCACCGATGCTGCAGAAAGCGCCCCTTACTATCGCATCGAAACGCCCTATTTTATTGCCTACATCCGCCGAGATTGCGGCATCATCGTTAGCCTCTACGACAAACGGGTAGGTAAAGAGGTAGTAGGCTATGGCCTGCGACGTGGTAGCGACTACTTGGACTCGGCTCGCCCCGATCTCGCCCTCGGCGTTCTTCAGCTTGTGGACGAATATCCACATGGCATGGCAGCGTGGCATTACGACGAAGTCTACCAGGAGTTCAGCCTCATTCGAGGGGCGACAACGCGCATCTTAGAGACGGGGCCAGTGCGCTGCGTTCTGGAGACGCGTCACACGGTGCGGAAAACGACCATTCTCCAGAAGATCATTTTCTATCAGACTCTGCCTCGAATTGACTTTGAAACCCATCTCGACTGGCAGGAGGTCGGCAATCCGCAGGTAGGTATTCCAAACCTCAAAGTAGCGTTTACAGCACGCCTATCCGAATGCCAAGCCTGGTTTGAAACGCCCTATGCCGCCGTGCGTCGCCCGTCGGACGGGCAAGAGGTTCCCGCTCTGCGTTGGGCTTGGGTTGGTGGGCCGGAATACGGTATTGCACTACTGAATGATAGCAAATATGGTTACGATGTGCTTGGTTGCCGGCTACGCATGAATCTCGTTCGCACCGCTTATGAACCCGACACCTGCTCCGATGTTGGCCTGCATCAAGTGCGCTATAGCCTCTATCCTCATCCAGCCTTCTGGCCCGAAGCTGGGGTCATAGAGGCCGCCGCCGGCTTTAATCAGCCGCTGATCGCACGAAAGGCGAACGGTAAAAACGCCCGCTGCGCGATCTGCCGTCCCCATCTTGCCCCAGGCACCACGGTAAAGATCGGCTGTTTGAAAACCGCTCACGATGGCAATGGAATAATCGTCCGCCTTTACGAGAGCGCTGGGCGCTCTGGTATCGCCCTTCTCAAAGGCCTGCCGGAGGGGACTCAAGTCTGGGAAACCACGCTGCTGGAAACGGAAGGGCGGCCTTGCAATGTAACCCAAGGAGCTCTATCGCTCTCCTTTCTGCCTTGGCAGGTTAAAACACTCCGCCTGTTGCTGCCATAA
- the nadA gene encoding quinolinate synthase NadA, whose product MLQKPLPQEIVQLSPEETDARIATARRCLGEELIILGHHYQRDEIIKWADFRGDSLLLSQIAGKHPEAKYFIFCGVHFMAESADILTRPDQIVILPNMNAGCSMADMANIGQVERAWEQLGTITDTSRIVPITYVNSTAAIKAFVGRHGGASCTSSNARKVVQWALERGDKLFFLPDQHLGRNTCVALGLDPEKEMLLWDPTKPLGGNSPEDIRAKRVYLWKGHCSVHMRFTVEQIRQARQEYPNVNVIVHPECTLDVVQAADAYGSTEFIIKTIRAAPAGTVWAVGTEINLVKRLADEMPDKTIFCLDPIVCPCSTMYRIHPHYLLWAMESLVRGEVVNRVQVPPEIAKEARMALDRMLSIV is encoded by the coding sequence ATGTTGCAAAAACCGCTTCCCCAGGAGATCGTGCAACTCTCTCCAGAAGAGACGGACGCGCGCATCGCTACGGCCCGGCGCTGTTTGGGAGAGGAGCTCATTATTTTGGGGCACCACTACCAACGCGATGAGATCATCAAATGGGCCGACTTTCGTGGCGATAGCCTTTTGCTTTCTCAGATCGCCGGTAAACACCCCGAAGCGAAATACTTTATTTTCTGTGGGGTTCATTTTATGGCCGAATCGGCCGACATCCTTACCCGGCCCGATCAGATCGTCATCTTGCCTAATATGAATGCAGGCTGTTCCATGGCCGATATGGCCAACATTGGACAGGTAGAGCGCGCTTGGGAACAGCTAGGCACCATCACCGATACGAGCCGCATTGTGCCGATCACCTATGTCAACTCAACGGCAGCCATCAAGGCCTTTGTGGGGCGCCATGGTGGGGCGAGCTGCACCTCTTCTAACGCGCGTAAGGTCGTGCAGTGGGCGCTCGAAAGAGGCGATAAGCTTTTCTTCCTTCCCGACCAGCACCTTGGACGCAATACCTGTGTGGCGTTAGGGCTTGATCCGGAGAAAGAGATGCTGCTGTGGGACCCCACCAAGCCCCTCGGTGGCAATAGCCCGGAAGATATTCGGGCGAAGCGCGTCTACCTTTGGAAAGGGCACTGCTCTGTGCACATGCGATTTACCGTGGAGCAGATTCGGCAAGCGCGTCAGGAATACCCCAATGTCAACGTCATTGTGCATCCTGAATGCACTCTGGATGTGGTGCAGGCCGCGGATGCTTACGGCTCTACGGAGTTCATTATTAAGACGATTCGCGCAGCGCCCGCAGGTACGGTGTGGGCGGTCGGAACGGAGATCAACCTTGTGAAAAGGCTTGCCGATGAGATGCCGGACAAGACGATCTTCTGTTTAGACCCCATTGTCTGTCCCTGCTCCACTATGTACCGTATTCATCCCCACTATCTGCTGTGGGCGATGGAATCGCTGGTGCGTGGCGAGGTGGTTAATAGGGTGCAAGTGCCACCGGAGATCGCGAAAGAGGCTCGCATGGCCCTTGATCGCATGCTGTCCATTGTTTAA
- a CDS encoding Hsp20/alpha crystallin family protein, with amino-acid sequence MARNNGNALTVRSNENVVRWNPWAEFDRMHRYMDDLFASLMGYTPLSRMLGSTAFVGDPELSPDVFETDEEIVFVVPLPGINPEDLHIEATTDTISIRGERKPFYQAENAVQHRQSLWTARGTGTFQISYTLPVEINPNKVEANYRNGVLEVHLPKAEAVKPKTVKINVNK; translated from the coding sequence ATGGCCCGCAACAATGGAAACGCTTTGACCGTGCGATCGAACGAGAACGTAGTCCGCTGGAACCCCTGGGCAGAGTTTGATCGAATGCATCGCTACATGGATGATCTCTTCGCCTCGCTGATGGGCTACACGCCACTGAGCCGAATGCTCGGATCCACCGCCTTCGTGGGTGATCCGGAGCTGTCGCCCGATGTCTTCGAGACCGACGAAGAGATCGTCTTCGTCGTGCCGCTGCCGGGCATCAACCCGGAAGACCTCCATATCGAGGCCACGACCGATACCATCTCCATCCGTGGCGAGCGAAAACCGTTCTATCAAGCGGAGAACGCGGTGCAGCATCGCCAAAGCCTCTGGACGGCTCGCGGCACGGGCACCTTCCAAATCTCTTACACCTTGCCGGTTGAGATCAACCCCAATAAGGTGGAAGCCAACTATCGCAACGGTGTGCTAGAGGTTCATCTGCCCAAAGCGGAGGCTGTTAAACCTAAGACCGTTAAGATCAACGTCAACAAATAG
- the serA gene encoding phosphoglycerate dehydrogenase, translating to MAKVLVSDPVAEAGIAPLRQATGIEVDLRPGLKPDELKAIIGQYDALIVRSETKVTAELLAFAERLRIIGRAGVGVDNIDVEAATKRGILVVNSPDGNTIAAAELTVGLILALARHIPQADASLRAGKWERKKFLGRELHGKTIGIVGLGRIGSAVAQRLKGFGVELIAYNPFVPETVTRQMGVEPVTLDELVSRSDFITVHTPLNESTRGLIGPAQFARMKEGVYLINAARGGIIDEEALAEAVRNGKVAGYALDVFTTEPPSPENPLLHFPQSVVTPHLGASTVEAQIKVAVDVSEQIVEFLQGRPARSPVNLPSLSEEEQARLEPFQHLATAIGNLQMQLALAQQKERPIAAVEVVFHGDFGDLPTPPITRAVLYGLMLPVHNGRVNLVNAPYLTEMRGIRVLEQRRAATPDHTCLLSVHAHTAAGERVICGTVYGNEPHIVHIDGYHVDIVPHGYMIITEHTDRPGIIGKVGTLLGEAGINIAGMHVGRAAIGGRAIMVLMIDDPVPPDLMEHIREVGGLETAYLVKL from the coding sequence ATGGCGAAAGTGCTTGTTAGCGATCCGGTGGCGGAAGCCGGAATCGCGCCTTTAAGGCAGGCAACAGGGATCGAAGTAGACCTTCGCCCTGGCCTCAAGCCCGATGAGTTAAAAGCGATCATCGGTCAGTACGATGCCCTCATCGTACGAAGCGAAACCAAAGTCACGGCCGAACTGCTTGCCTTTGCAGAACGATTGCGCATCATCGGTCGTGCTGGTGTGGGGGTAGATAACATAGATGTGGAGGCGGCCACCAAACGTGGCATCCTCGTGGTGAACTCGCCCGACGGCAACACCATTGCGGCGGCCGAGCTTACTGTGGGGCTTATTCTCGCTCTTGCGCGCCATATTCCTCAGGCAGACGCCAGCTTGCGTGCCGGTAAATGGGAACGCAAGAAGTTTCTCGGTAGGGAACTGCATGGGAAGACGATCGGCATTGTGGGCTTAGGGCGCATTGGCAGCGCTGTGGCTCAACGCCTTAAAGGGTTTGGCGTGGAGCTTATTGCCTACAATCCTTTCGTCCCAGAGACGGTTACACGCCAAATGGGCGTTGAGCCGGTAACTCTTGACGAGCTGGTGTCGCGCAGCGATTTCATCACCGTACATACCCCTCTCAATGAAAGCACGCGCGGGCTCATCGGCCCCGCGCAGTTCGCGCGAATGAAGGAGGGGGTCTACCTTATCAACGCTGCACGTGGAGGCATTATAGATGAGGAGGCGTTGGCGGAGGCGGTGCGCAACGGAAAAGTGGCCGGCTACGCGCTCGACGTTTTTACCACCGAGCCACCATCACCCGAAAATCCGCTTCTGCATTTCCCACAATCCGTAGTAACCCCCCATTTAGGCGCCTCTACGGTCGAGGCCCAGATCAAGGTCGCCGTGGACGTGTCGGAACAGATCGTTGAATTTCTCCAAGGGCGACCTGCCCGCTCACCCGTCAACCTCCCCAGCCTCTCTGAGGAAGAGCAGGCCCGTTTAGAGCCATTTCAGCATCTCGCGACGGCCATCGGCAACCTTCAGATGCAGTTAGCCCTTGCCCAGCAAAAAGAGCGTCCCATTGCCGCTGTAGAGGTGGTCTTTCATGGCGATTTCGGCGATCTGCCCACCCCTCCTATTACCCGAGCCGTGCTCTACGGGCTTATGCTCCCCGTTCATAACGGGCGGGTCAATCTCGTGAATGCCCCCTATCTCACCGAGATGCGCGGCATCCGGGTGCTGGAACAGCGTCGTGCGGCCACTCCAGATCACACCTGCTTGCTTTCCGTTCATGCGCATACAGCTGCCGGGGAACGCGTTATCTGTGGCACCGTCTACGGCAACGAACCGCACATTGTTCATATTGATGGCTACCATGTGGACATTGTGCCGCACGGATATATGATCATCACGGAGCATACCGATCGCCCAGGAATCATCGGAAAAGTGGGCACACTGCTGGGTGAGGCGGGCATCAATATTGCGGGCATGCATGTGGGGCGCGCCGCCATTGGGGGTCGAGCGATTATGGTGCTGATGATTGACGACCCAGTGCCCCCCGATCTGATGGAGCACATTCGCGAGGTGGGAGGCCTTGAGACCGCCTACTTAGTTAAACTCTAG